In Streptomyces alboniger, the following are encoded in one genomic region:
- a CDS encoding RICIN domain-containing protein has translation MSEMWTALEPDATSVEPGSTASVRLRVRNTGDTVEEYRLQVVGDAAGWARVQPDVLRLYPGAEATAEVELAPPRTPDAQAGPTPFGVRVRPREAPHTGDVVEGQVTVGPFTELRTELVPLVVRGRLRAKASVAVDNLGNQQLTASFSGRENGEELQVEAEPGSVQVAPGRAGFARLNLKPGAVSWVGGTQKHPFTVSVLRAGVPDPVELRGTYVQPSVFPRWVMAVFSVLVALGVAGAVMWFQHKPGLASQAREKPGKQQRLPQGDGMKPAPSPKPSASEEEKKAEEPAPPDEDKDEAPKSRPGGGEKKKDEPEGPTTHTIRSAEGSGWYLEVKQGEEADGTYVGQNPSLTDEFGENQDWILHHYPESDTYALEPASAPGAVLDQKVNTNIAQIFHAPPENIESGRLPDNQKWKLEKRGDGLTRIVAVGSGECLVDMQNDTSAVTWKCDDRKSMGWTISDWPE, from the coding sequence GTGAGCGAGATGTGGACGGCGCTGGAACCCGACGCCACCAGCGTGGAGCCCGGCTCCACCGCGAGCGTGCGGCTGCGCGTGCGCAACACGGGCGACACCGTTGAGGAGTACCGCCTCCAGGTGGTCGGTGACGCGGCGGGCTGGGCCCGCGTCCAGCCCGACGTGCTGCGCCTGTACCCGGGTGCCGAGGCCACCGCCGAGGTCGAGCTGGCGCCGCCGCGGACCCCGGACGCGCAGGCGGGCCCGACGCCGTTCGGCGTCCGGGTACGGCCACGCGAGGCGCCGCACACCGGGGACGTCGTCGAGGGCCAGGTCACCGTGGGCCCGTTCACCGAACTCCGCACGGAATTAGTGCCGTTAGTCGTACGCGGCCGACTGCGCGCCAAGGCGTCGGTGGCCGTCGACAACCTCGGCAACCAGCAGCTGACCGCCTCCTTCTCCGGCCGGGAGAACGGCGAGGAACTGCAGGTCGAGGCCGAGCCCGGCTCGGTCCAGGTCGCCCCGGGGCGCGCCGGGTTCGCCCGGCTGAACCTGAAGCCCGGCGCGGTGAGCTGGGTCGGCGGCACCCAGAAGCATCCGTTCACGGTCTCCGTGCTCCGGGCCGGGGTGCCCGATCCGGTGGAGCTGCGCGGCACCTACGTACAGCCGTCGGTGTTCCCGCGCTGGGTGATGGCGGTCTTCTCGGTCCTGGTCGCGCTGGGTGTGGCGGGCGCCGTGATGTGGTTCCAGCACAAGCCGGGCCTGGCCAGCCAAGCCCGGGAGAAGCCCGGCAAGCAGCAGCGACTCCCGCAGGGCGACGGCATGAAGCCGGCGCCGAGCCCCAAGCCCAGCGCCTCCGAGGAGGAGAAGAAGGCGGAGGAGCCCGCGCCGCCGGACGAGGACAAGGACGAGGCGCCGAAGTCCAGGCCGGGCGGCGGCGAGAAGAAGAAGGACGAGCCCGAGGGCCCCACGACGCACACGATTCGCAGTGCCGAGGGCAGCGGCTGGTACCTGGAGGTCAAGCAGGGGGAGGAGGCCGACGGTACGTACGTCGGCCAGAACCCTTCCCTCACGGACGAGTTCGGCGAGAACCAGGACTGGATCCTGCACCACTACCCCGAGTCCGACACGTACGCCCTGGAACCCGCGAGCGCCCCGGGCGCCGTCCTGGACCAGAAGGTCAACACCAACATCGCCCAGATCTTCCACGCGCCCCCGGAGAACATCGAGTCCGGCCGACTGCCGGACAACCAGAAGTGGAAGCTGGAGAAGCGCGGCGACGGGCTGACGCGGATCGTGGCCGTCGGGTCCGGAGAGTGCCTCGTCGACATGCAGAACGACACGAGCGCGGTCACGTGGAAGTGCGACGACCGCAAGAGCATGGGCTGGACGATCTCCGACTGGCCGGAATAA